From the genome of Alosa alosa isolate M-15738 ecotype Scorff River chromosome 20, AALO_Geno_1.1, whole genome shotgun sequence, one region includes:
- the slc25a32a gene encoding solute carrier family 25 member 32a: MSTISRQRQTAAAAIPVSPDSSGSPFSLTANLLRLFSHIKYENLAAGLSGGVISTMVLHPLDLVKIRFAVSDGLQMRPQYDGMVHCMRSIWQLEGIRGLYQGVTPNIWGAGASWGLYFLFYNAIKAYTQEGRQTELSAFEHLVSAAEAGMLTLCLTNPVWVTKTRLVLQYNADPSRKQYKGMLDALVKIYRHEGIPGLYRGFLPGLVGTSHSALQFMTYESLKRDYNKSRKMPSEALLSPLEYIAMAAISKIFAVAVTYPYQVVRARLQDQHNNYSGLVDVLRRTWSNEGVEGFYKGMVPNLVRVIPACCITFLVYENVSRLLLGEYH, translated from the exons ATGAGTACCATTTCGAGACAGCGCCAGACTGCAGCCGCAGCGATCCCCGTCTCCCCGGATTCTTCTGGCTCACCTTTCTCCTTAACTGCAAACCTCCTGCGTCTTTTTAGCCACATCAAATATGAGAATTTGGCAGCCGGACTGAGCGGGGGAGTAATCTCGACAATGGTGCTTCATCCCCTGGATCTGGTGAAAATACGCTTTGCAG TGAGTGACGGGTTGCAGATGAGACCCCAGTATGATGGAATGGTGCACTGCATGAGAAGCATCTGGCAGCTGGAGGGGATTCGGGGTCTCTACCAAGGAGTGACCCCAAACATCTGGGGCGCAGGGGCGTCCTGGGGCCTTTACTTCCtatt TTACAATGCCATCAAGGCGTACACCCAGGAGGGCCGCCAGACTGAACTTAGTGCTTTTGAGCACCTGGTGTCCGCAGCCGAAGCAG GCATGCTGACGCTTTGCCTGACCAATCCGGTCTGGGTGACAAAGACCCGGCTGGTCCTGCAGTACAATGCAGACCCATCCCGGAAGCAGTACAAGGGAATGCTGGACGCCCTCGTGAAAATATACCGTCACGAGGGTATCCCAGGATTATACAGG GGTTTTTTGCCTGGTCTGGTGGGTACTTCCCACTCTGCGCTGCAATTCATGACCTATGAGAGCCTCAAGAGAGACTACAACAAGTCCAGGAAGATGCCCTCAGAGGCCTTGCTG tctcCACTTGAGTACATTGCCATGGCAGCAATCTCCAAGATATTTGCTGTGGCAGTAACTTACCCGTATCAGGTTGTCCGAGCTCGCCTACAGGACCAGCACAACAACTACAGTGGGCTTGTGGACGTGCTAAGGAGGACATGGAG CAATGAAGGGGTGGAGGGCTTCTACAAAGGAATGGTCCCCAACCTGGTGCGCGTCATCCCAGCCTGCTGCATCACCTTCTTGGTGTACGAGAACGTGTCTCGCTTGCTGCTGGGGGAGTATCATTAA